The DNA window aataaattgcgcTATAAATAGTTAAACTActatttttaaagtattttgtTTAGTATAACTACGCGTAcccgagtctgattgctacctgcacgtggtggccctgctttaactaaacgcaatcaggcgtttgagtgtacgcattgggaacgttcgagctatataacctgcactgttatatggcgaaagattaccatacgttgcaaaaaggtgctgccgtccagcacatcgccaaagcccataacctgaaaggtcaactgcctgaagggggcatggaatctttggcaacaaccattcgtttcgtcacgctgaactgccgaacactatcgagtgaactccaacaagccgcccggtctaggcttctgcgatatctctgtgtgccttttgctgcgcTGCAGAAAACACGCATGAGGGATCGGCCCGTcttcagcatcgaaaattacaccatatactgcggcgatgctgatgagaacaaagcaGGTGGCGGCGCGacagctgtgaggaacgattacaagaacctggtggaggaatttggctgaacttcgtctagatgcgcctttctacgacgacaggatcgcagaggacgtaaactctgaatcataagtgctcacgcacctacggaaaccgctgacagtaaggacgccttctatgataaACTCAATgagttgatgtctaaaataccaagccagcaggtggtcattgtcggaatcaacgcaaatgcgaagatgggactccaACAGTAATttgatgtgctaggaaaatggtattatccagcggagcgctcgtcggacaacggtgaccgtctggtcgacttgtgcgaacagacgggcctcatcatcgcttctaAGTTtaggaggaatcatcgacgccatcagctcacgtatCAGGGGTcgacccttttaacgcctgaagagctgcacaagcggaagatgaggactctcaaGCTCCAGCTCGACTGCGTTCCGCCAAGGAACACtactcagtcagatatccgaaaatataGAGCTGTTTGGGGCGTTgctttcgactctgaccaccgttcagagtcagatatccgaaaatataGAGCTGTTTGGGGCGTTgctttcgactctgaccaccgtccagttcttctcagcttcaagatacggttccacaagagaaacagaGAGTCGACGTGGCAGGTcagaaagacgatgaatggaGAACAAAATCCtgcaacgtgtgtctattcatgttggaatacggaccagaaagaagcttagcgatgcggattccttcacaaagtgcatcaaggacgctgcaagggaaacatCCCGGTTCTAtagccgcggaagaagtttgcctttgcatctgcggaaacaaaattcacgtacaattctgtatgtgccgCGCGCAgtgctggtgacttcaaccaggaaaagcgtcttagaaggaagttgcgtcgtcaactgcagcaagaccgcgataacgagtggatgtcaagagcgatggagtttgggaaggcgtgggaggacaggaacccgcggaaaacctatgctctactaaaacagtatagcggtcaaatgaaaagatgttctccagtcctcaacactgccaatggagtagctgtcggtgaaacaacccttccaatttggaggaaaCACCTCAAggccttgctgaaccggctagaaccgtcagctcctgaacttgAGCAcattcatagaccgacatatgcggttaacgaggaaccatcGACCGAGTCGGGGGTTCTAGTCTGTactcaaaaattgaataatggaaaatctggtggagacgatgggattagcgcagaaatgctaaaatatcttcctccgtctgggattcgtgaaatgataaatatcatccgttcaatatggatagacgaaggGATaactgactcgtggagacacactatcataattcccgttcacaagaagttatccgtcacggaccctagggattatcgaggaatctctttgctgtgtgttatgtacaaggaattggagcgcattatcctgaaTCGACTTATCAAATATCGCGAAGAagcaacgcgcgacgagcaagctggctttcgccCTGGCCGACAGGGccaacagaactcatcgatgagttctgttacctggacTGTTCGctaaagaacaacggcagctacgagagagatgttcagcatcTGAGCTaagctaaggccacttctgcatttaactccttaacgaaatgccatcaacggttatggagaggcttgattgcacggaacgaaagctgcgtAGACTGCTACTTGGCTatttttggcctagggtatgccactatgaagatctttacgcagaaattgatgtggtataccagCGCAAATACACGTGGAAGATACCAGTATCTTGCAAAGTGgataaagtaaatcgtcttcgcttcttttgtcatatattaaggggtccggcagatcgccttgttcaacgagttctgaggagtttgcctggttcgagctggaagaagccactgGCTGAAAACGAAAGTTCTGGATGGAGGTGGTGAAACAAGACCTAAGGACACTCGGTGTGGAAAGACAGTTCAGGCGAGCCGTAAGGTTTCGCTGAatgtggaatagcgacgaatggattgattctgtgcaagctttCGCAGAAggtcgagaaggttgggcaaagctgtgttcaaggacggcacacctcgcaaagatgcgggtaatcgcgtcaggcgatgacatcagcccgccaaTCAAGTCAAGTCAAGTCATAACTACGACTTTTCTAAGGAGAAAGGAAAGTAATGTAGAAAAGGTATAACAAGGGACTTGTAGGAAAACTTCTCACATATAATATAGTTGAAATGGTGTAAGTTTTTGTAAAGGATGAGCTCGTTTATGAGTGGGTGTGGAGCAGTGGGTTAGAGGCTTCGCTGTGACTGCAACatcgatcgatagttcgaTACCACCCCAGCGCCAACCTAGCCTTTCTTCCCCTTAAAGTCGATAAGAAGGTACTATAACCAAGGTGGGaacatggcgaactgcagagacgGGTGACTGTAGCGAGGATCCCTATgcaatcccaaccgctacactctagctgtccgtgcttcatgtcgtgcTGTTCCAGCTATATGTTTTCTTGCTGTGCCAACGAAGTtttggtggaattttttttattggagtgacgtttcgacaacttgTGATATGATGGGATATGCCCAACATGGAAGACAAACTATTTCCAGTCCTCTGATAAAGGCGAAGTCTTCAAAACTTTGGGCCATTACGAATTTTCACCAAAACCAAGGAACGCGGATAAAAAGAAAGCATAAGAGCAAATCGCAATGcggaggtttcaagaagagatgacttggagattgttaaCTGACCCGAAACATCGGGTATCCGCTCAAGTCAATTTGTAGACTAGAAACGCGATCGATAGGGACAGTGGCTGCCATCATCGCCTTCCTATCTTGAAAAGACAACCTTTGTTTTACTCCGAATAGATTGACGaccgtttgtttgtttgcacCACTCAAACAGATGtatagtatggtcaaaacgacatgaagcagataagcgattgcgtacgcggcctttcttgaggcgcttcggtggagagTAGTGGATGGGGgagtggtgaaatccttgctagcaccacccatcgctgcagtttgcgacggtcccactgctgcctccaccgcgctgtttcgaacgcgtacgcaaatgcaccgcaactacactcatgattcatgtcgttttgacccgactatagacaACTGTTTTAATATACCAAATAAAACTGTTAACTGAAATTACGCAGAAAAATTCCTAAGGGAAGTCGTTGGCTTTGTCAATGTCTTAGAGCATTATCTCAAACAGAATGATGCAACAAAACCAATAACAGGAACATCACAATTAACTATATCCCTGTTCATCCCACAGAAGTGGCGGGAGtacgaaatattttcttctttgcactgaaagagaagaaaggcaGGCATCAGTTGAACTTGAACAACAAGTTGAATCAAAGGAGTGTACGAACGAATACATAGACCCTTGCACACCCGATCGTGGGAACATCTGAATTGCAAAGGGAAATCACGCAAGTCCACGGGATTAGCCTATTCCCATATATTCCAGTAGCGTAAGTATTCTAATCCTTACAGTTTTCGTCGCAAATATTACTGCCGTAACGTGGTAGAACGCCACTCCGGATGACAATACTTTAGCAAAGGCGACTCTTCTCTTTCAAATCGACAAGCCtccgtaatttttttctttacttgtcTCTCGTTTCAATACCGCAAACATTTACCTTTTGATTCCCCAGGCTCTAGAGAAGGcgatgacgccgaaacgttagccaggaTAAtgttctgtttaaaaaaagtcgttTACGGTTACCTTTTCTGTTCACATTTTTCCTCCCAATAATTCTGAACGACTGGTGAGAAATTGTGCGTTCTTGCgtcattccattttttcattcttcacaCACGTTCATAACAGTCGCATCAGTACCTCTAATATTTGGATTTATGAAGCACAAACAGAATTGCTGATGGAGATGCGCCGCTTGTCACGTCTGCATGCACACGAAGCCAGTGTCCTTTCAGCCATTTATTAGTGTGGTTTTGCGGAAGTGTTGACAATAGATAAACCATAAAGTCGTCACATAACCATTGCTGAGAAGATATGAGGTCGTGCAGTGCTTTGGGTGATTGGCTTAAAGAAAACGACCTCACATCAACAGCTAAAGGGTCAGAGGAAGAAGAATGGTATGACTATAAGGAGAATGAAATTATCGCAGATCTTCTACCAGAGCTCAATTCTGGGCGGGATACTGTTCTGTCGCCTGTTTCGAACGGAACACAGCTTGCACAAGCAAATGTTTTCCACTTCGCGACATGGCTAATGATGTGACCACcataacgaaaataaaataaatcattaATTGATGAATAAGAAATATCCCAGTGTTGAAATCAAACATATGTAGAAGATGGAAAAAGCAGCCGAATTTCAGTGTCGTTGCAGAAAGTAATTCTAATGATGCCGAGCTGGAACTATGTACACATCTGTAGCTGGATTCGCCAGATTAAAACGATCAAATGCCTGATTTCGAAATGTCGTAGAAAAACCCTTCTGTTCGCTACAATTTATAAACGTCATCTTGCTTGCGATTTTCAACTGTCGTCActgtaaatattttttgtgtgCACTACTTTCCAATCTCATGGAAAACTGAACTTTTGTTAAATGTGATCAAGGCATATTGTAGACGATGTCACGTTTCCAACGTTTTCGAAACTATAAAACAGTGTCACGCGTGCATTCCGGCACTCGACGTGCCCTTCCTCGATTAGGAACTAACAGCATTTTTGTTGCATAAACTTTTTACTGTAGCAATGATCCATCGTCTACAGGCATGAATCaaccaaaaattttctgctcttcaaatttttaggGCTCTAATCATAATGCACTTTGTTGCAACTTTCAGGAACGGaatatcttcttctttttctccttgaatAGAAATTATTTGCTGCCTCCAGTAAATAGTTTTTATTCgaggagaaaaatttctattcaagGAGAAAACGAGATATTCTGGCgggcgtagtgtagcggttagaggttttgaacgattctgaattgaagtgaacgtggggccgcatcccaagcggattgaataacgccagaaactttatcctttatcctttatccagcGAAAATTTGAATCCTTTcccattttttattctattgaaATGCTTTCATTCTAAAATCATTAGAATAATTCTTACTATTCTCATCTTTTGATACATCAAAAGTGAGagaatagataaaaaaaaaggaaaaaaataaggagaacAAGGAATGGCGATGAGTCATGCGCAGGCTGGTTTAATGGCTCAAACGTTCGTAACTCATTTCATTTATGACTAATGTTTTCGTGGACGAGTGTATAAATATTAGGAGAATTGAGAGTACGTATTCCATTTTCCTATTCAAATACAACAAATCATATCAATTCAGCAGAACTAATGAATCGTGGAATTCTCCTTGTGTTCCTCCTAATAATTGCTGCAGTTTCCGTAGAGGGTGGTTTGGGGAGCAAGTTGAAGGACCATGTGAAGAGCATTGGTAAACCATTTGGTGAGTTCATCATGTAACTTATTTCGTCTGCATTCGCTTCAGATCAAACCTGGACTTTTTAAACTGAAGATGTTTTGGTTTTGAACATTCCCGTAGATTTCCAGATTTACATTAATGTTTAGCAAGATCTGAATACTTCTTTCATGTGCTTAGCTGTGTGAGAAAGCAAAGTTGTGATCGGAAGTAGTCttctaaattgttttgttccAGAGAAGGGCGCTAAGCAAGGTGCTGAAGTTGCTGCTGCAGCTGCTGTTGGTAAGTTTGTATTATTCGTCGCATAAAAAAGTTATACGAGATAAGTACCCAAACCTACTGCATCTTTTTTagatttgtgcaaaaaaagaaaacaagagttTTCCAAGACTTGCTTCACTTTGAatgaatgttcaaaaaaaaaaaagaaaataagagttCGCTTATTATTTCCGTCATGTTTTCGAAGACCTCGTCATGTTTTTGAAGCCAAAATATTTTCGTGTAAAGTGAAATGCCAGTAAAAATACAACCCAAACTCTACTAAAGATTAACCCATGAGGATAAGGATAGAACAGCGCCACAGCACACTACGACCCTAGGCACCGCTCGCGAGCGATTTTAACGTGTTCAGGACGCGGCCGCTGGCATATGCTCACGCAAGATATCTCATTCGTAGAGCGTGCTTCTCATAGGCTTGACCTCAAGCTTAGGTAGTTGAGAGAATCCAGATTTCACTATGGATAAGCACTCTAACGCTAATGATCCTAATACGTTGAGTGTCTCGGCGCTGACTTTGAGCCAACTGATAAGTAATGGAACCTCTCAATTCATAATCATCTTCTAATCTCTGATctttcttgtaatttttcagcaaaagcAGTAGCGGCGGTGATGGGAAGGCGTAAAAGTAAGTTCTAACAGAAATTTGGTGCTCCTTCTTTGGAAAGTTGCTGCTTTAAGCAATCCTTTGTTAAGGGTCTGAAGACGAGCGATCATATAAGAACCTGGAAGAAAGTTCCTTGACAGAATGGAAACAGTGGTCTTTCAtttactcactttttttttacttgttacTGATTGAACATGGACGAGTGAGTCATTGGCAGTACCCAGTACGTTTTTAGGGACGACAAATACTAACTGGCAGTCGGAGACATCTCAGTGGCCGTCTTCTGGTGTCCacagttattcttttcccttaTATTGTGCTTGACGTGTCCAATGAACAGAACATACTCATGTTTATTCTTTTCGCGGATTGTAGTCGAGCGAATATAAAGCTTTCTTTCCTTGCTAGCATTAATTGTTTCGACTAACCAAAACTAAACGAATAATCTATTGAGGTACACGATTGATTGAAAGTTTTTGTCCTCATTTTCTACAAACTCTCTTTTGGAACGGAAGCGCGCACAGATTTTACGAGAAGCTGCTCTTGTGTATATCTTCTATGGAAAACTTGCGTCAGAGTGAAAATCTTTGAAACGCGAACAAACATCTTGAAAATTCGCTGCCTAATAACAGTTGCTTGAATCCAATAGCCTTAAGATTTGTGTGTTCTTCAGAATGCTACACCAAAAATGGTAACGGAATATTGTACCAAATTGTGGTTCTATGCATGTTATTGTCACCATCGACAATATTGCTCACCGTCTGAGTTGACTTTATTTGCGACCCGGTCTGATTATCATTCGGAAGGCTGTTCCTTCATGGTCCATTTCATGCACAGAGGGCTGATACTTGACATTGACGAAATAAACTAAAACTATCTTAGGCCAATGCTAACGAATTCTTGAATGAACTTAAGCAAAAGTTCACCGTTCATACCATTCTCTCTTATTCCTTTGACAACATCGGTGGACATTTGTGTAGAGCGAAGTGACATCGAAGGATTCAATGACACAATCTCCATCAAGGCGCGCCTTGCGGAGGTGCTCTataaacatttttgtgtttgagagATGAGCTCCAACGTATTGGGGTGGCTGAgaatagtgttaaggaactaGGATATTAAGATGATTTATGATTGATTTATGTATATTTAGATAGGCAACTTCTCACTCATTCTACGTAATAGTGATGTTTCGCGAGATTTCTGCTACGCAAGGTAAGCAAAGACTGTGTTGGCAcgaaaaacatgaagaaagatgcagacataaatacatacatgACATAAACCATTTTAAAGATTTGGTTCTTCTCCAGAACAAAACGCAGCAAAAACCTTATTGAAGAATAAAGTGCAGATCATTGGGAGCGATTGAACGAACAAGCATGATTAAGCGTTTAATCAGGTCACGTTCCTCCTGAATGCGACGCACTCTTTCTTTAATCTTTTTCCCTTCAGTTTGGCCGCTCACAAAGCAGTatagtgaagaaaatttgaaaaagaaaaacagacaaatgaaaaaaatcaagtaataagtcaaaataagaataaaataacgaacggtaaataaaatgaatacagatgaataaaaataaatctataGCATTTGCATGCGACTTCCAGGACATTTCGGCGGTGAACACCAACTATAATTTAAAATGAGCGCAGCACTAAGGTGGACTTTGGTTGCTTAAAATGAGCATCTGTAACTTGAGCAAAGCTAAAAAACTGTAACTAAAACGAGCCAGGAAAGCTAAATGAGTGTGAGTTTTACAGAAGAAGATATGCGCTGTAAAAAAGTCAAACTAACATTTTGTAGgattttttgcagattttttcatattttatatttttttataggaaaatcacgaaaaaaaatttaaaaaaatcgaaatcacACACATTTTGAATCGCAACTAAAATTCCAAAACTCACGCGGCCAGCTGTCACCAAAGTTAGCTTAATACGTTAATGAATAGACGAATCTTCAACGTATTGAAATGGCCGTATTAGAGAAGAGTGGAAGCTATGGTAAGCTACGAACGAAATCAAATTTGGTATTCCCTTAGAACTGAGCGTTGGTTACTTCCATTTCCCTTACGTAAAATGATTACCCAAAAACTGTAATACTTGGATTTGATGGTGAGATTATTAGAGTGCGTCAATTTTTTGGCATGAACTAAATTTCTGGGTAGTCACGTGTATTCTAGGCAAATTATTTTCCGCTGCTTTATCTTCACAGCTTCACCACTTCGCATATAATgtatcacatttattcaagtaTTTGTCCTCATATTGACAGCTGGCTGTGAATATCAGATGACAAATCCAATGCCATTAAGCATTGTTTAGAACAGCAAGAATATACCAACTTGCCCATCATCAAGACTGGATAAAGGAGCACACTAGTTCTATTAGTGGAGGTATAAGGAACAAGCCACAAATCTTTCTCAAAAGAGTGAACAGAGTCAGTTAGTTCCGACGCTACGTGCAGCGTACCCAGCTGCCTGAGCGGGCGCTAATCGCGAACCAAAAACGACCTTGTGCCTACCTTAAACGTAAGTGGATTGAGAGGATGGACTTTCTGCTTCTGCTCTGCCAGGATTGGCtcataatctttttttatccTGCACATCGACCGGACCAAAAGTTTACAGGTGACTGAGAAGTGCAAGAAAGGCTGTTTGGAGTCGCCTTCAACAAATGCGCTTCACTTGTCCACTACGGGGGAATTTGACCACGCCATTTAGCATCAGATTTATagcattttttcaattctttttattcccgTGTAGATTTTAAGTTTGACAAAACTCACTCTCTAATCCTCTGGATCTGTTATGAGTATGAGggaaaaaatcacaacaaaaagGTTTTGACTTCTATCCACATGCACGTAAGTTCCAAATGCGGATGTTCGTTTTACGCAGCTTGCTCCATCCTTGGCAAAACTGAGCcagttttattatttgttctctTGAGCAGTGGAGATAAGCAGTGAATGGAGTTATCGTAATCTTTTATTCTTGGATACAGTTGTGAGTTCATTTGCGACCTCTTCGGAAtctcaaaaagtgaaattgaaaacgATCGTACCTCTTACCCGCTCAACGAAGAAAACTCCAAGTGTAGTTTTGCGGGTTGTAGACTACGGAATCCTGGATGGTCACTCTATCTACTCgccgtttaaaaaaaagcatgagaaCCGCTCCTGTTTTTAAGAGGTACGGTAGTAGgcgcctctatgtacacgttgcctggtcccttcagcagcttttacttgaatagactgaTTAGAAGACCTGATCAGTCCCCGACATATCACAAGCAGATTCTGCGCCTTTGCAAGCGTGGggcgttgcagctgaaatcaTCATGAAGACGGTTTCttacgccgtttcttacgacaaaTAGTAAGAGaaaagcggaaccaccccgaatCCCAagatctacaaccccatctccagcttttcctgCGAATTCTCTCAttatgtcagattcgtggtgtacTATGTTTGAATAAGTCGCGAGTTCTCGCTTAGAATGTAGAAATTCCTCTCTGTAGTACGCCTTGTTTTTTGGCATCCTGGCATAGTTCCAAAACGTTTCAGTGATTTCTGCCTCGCAGCACGAAGTTCACCCACGACGATCGTGTTCTTGATATCGAAGTTGTTCTTTTGTGACACACCTGCCTGTGACTATCTATTATCGTGGAGTCacttgatttccttttgccatCCAGGTGTTTATTCACTGAAACAGATACTGTCTATCCTATGTACTCGAGGCCTTctttatagaaaataaaatgagcaAAAGCTTATGAAATCGCCTTCCTTGTTGCCCGAACAAACTCTGCACCCCGACATAAAGCAAACATACAATGTACAAAATAgatcaataataatagatgACAGTGAATAGATGTGTTTCAAAGCTGTCTATTT is part of the Necator americanus strain Aroian chromosome V, whole genome shotgun sequence genome and encodes:
- a CDS encoding hypothetical protein (NECATOR_CHRV.G19865.T1), with the protein product MAKDYHTLQKGAAVQHIAKAHNLKGQLPEGGMESLATTIRFVTLNCRTLSSELQQAARSRLLRYLCVPFAALQKTRMRDRPVFSIENYTIYCGDADENKAGGGATAVRNDYKNLVEEFG
- a CDS encoding hypothetical protein (NECATOR_CHRV.G19866.T2); this encodes MVLSSGALVGQRRNHRRHQLTYQGSTLLTPEELHKRKMRTLKLQLDCVPPRNTTQSDIRKYRAVWGVAFDSDHRSESDIRKYRAVWGVAFDSDHRPVLLSFKIRFHKRNRESTWQPRKKFAFASAETKFTYNSVCAARSAGDFNQEKRLRRKLRRQLQQDRDNEWMSRAMEFGKAWEDRNPRKTYALLKQYSGQMKRCSPVLNTANGVAVGETTLPIWRKHLKALLNRLEPSAPELEHIHRPTYAVNEEPSTESGVLVCTQKLNNGKSGGDDGISAEMLKYLPPSGIREMINIIRSIWIDEGITDSWRHTIIIPVHKKLSVTDPRDYRGISLLCVMYKELERIILNRLIKYREEATRDEQAGFRPGRQGQQNSSMSSVTWTVR
- a CDS encoding hypothetical protein (NECATOR_CHRV.G19866.T1): MSRAMEFGKAWEDRNPRKTYALLKQYSGQMKRCSPVLNTANGVAVGETTLPIWRKHLKALLNRLEPSAPELEHIHRPTYAVNEEPSTESGVLVCTQKLNNGKSGGDDGISAEMLKYLPPSGIREMINIIRSIWIDEGITDSWRHTIIIPVHKKLSVTDPRDYRGISLLCVMYKELERIILNRLIKYREEATRDEQAGFRPGRQGQQNSSMSSVTWTVR
- a CDS encoding hypothetical protein (NECATOR_CHRV.G19867.T1), coding for MRSCSALGDWLKENDLTSTAKGSEEEEWYDYKENEIIADLLPELNSGRDTVLSPVSNGTQLAQANVFHFATWLMM
- a CDS encoding hypothetical protein (NECATOR_CHRV.G19868.T1), with amino-acid sequence MTNVFVDECINIRRIETELMNRGILLVFLLIIAAVSVEGGLGSKLKDHVKSIGKPFEKGAKQGAEVAAAAAVAKAVAAVMGRRKRSEDERSYKNLEESSLTEWKQWDDKY
- a CDS encoding hypothetical protein (NECATOR_CHRV.G19868.T2); this encodes MNRGILLVFLLIIAAVSVEGGLGSKLKDHVKSIGKPFEKGAKQGAEVAAAAAVAKAVAAVMGRRKRSEDERSYKNLEESSLTEWKQWDDKY